A DNA window from Christiangramia salexigens contains the following coding sequences:
- a CDS encoding metal-dependent hydrolase, which produces MDSLTQIVLGAAVGEAVLGRKVGNKAMLYGAIAGTIPDLDAIAGNFTDTITAIEIHRGFTHSIVFAIIFAPVFGWLISKIEKRSVASWKGWSWLMFWGFFTHPLLDAHTTWGTQLFWPLDLRLAYKNIFVIDPLYTIPFMIFIILAMRLPAGSAKRRRFNNLGLIISCIYLLIITPGIKLFTHSKFEESLKLQGIEYQRLDTRPAPFNSILWSANIETEDAYLIGHYSLLDSKPIEFETYPKNHDLAGNWTNKPNLKRLIDISENWYTLARNNGDLYFNDLRFGKLDIESPDSDFVFSYRLSEKNGELIATETEKDPSKVKEILPNLWKRILGN; this is translated from the coding sequence ATGGATTCATTAACCCAGATCGTATTAGGAGCAGCAGTTGGAGAAGCCGTACTGGGCAGAAAAGTTGGTAATAAAGCAATGTTATATGGTGCAATTGCAGGCACCATCCCCGATCTTGATGCAATTGCCGGAAACTTTACCGACACAATTACCGCCATAGAAATTCACCGTGGATTTACACATTCCATCGTTTTCGCCATTATTTTTGCCCCTGTTTTTGGTTGGCTTATCTCAAAAATTGAAAAAAGATCTGTTGCCAGCTGGAAGGGCTGGAGCTGGTTGATGTTCTGGGGATTCTTCACTCATCCTCTTTTGGATGCACATACCACCTGGGGAACTCAGTTATTCTGGCCTTTGGATCTTAGATTAGCTTACAAGAACATCTTTGTTATAGATCCCCTGTACACCATACCTTTCATGATCTTTATTATCCTCGCCATGCGACTTCCTGCCGGGAGTGCGAAAAGACGAAGATTTAATAATCTCGGGCTTATCATCAGCTGTATTTATCTATTAATTATCACCCCGGGGATTAAGTTATTCACACATTCTAAATTTGAAGAATCACTTAAATTACAGGGAATAGAATACCAACGCCTGGATACCCGACCGGCACCTTTCAACTCGATCCTCTGGTCTGCCAATATCGAAACTGAAGATGCCTATCTCATAGGTCATTATTCATTATTGGATTCCAAACCTATAGAATTTGAAACTTATCCTAAGAACCATGATCTGGCCGGGAATTGGACAAACAAACCAAACCTGAAGAGGCTGATTGATATTTCTGAGAACTGGTATACCCTCGCCAGAAATAATGGTGATCTATATTTTAATGACCTGCGTTTTGGAAAACTGGATATAGAATCTCCTGATTCTGATTTTGTTTTTAGCTATAGATTGTCTGAAAAAAACGGAGAACTCATTGCCACCGAAACCGAGAAGGATCCCTCCAAGGTAAAAGAAATACTTCCTAATCTCTGGAAACGGATTTTAGGAAATTAA